The sequence below is a genomic window from Anaerocolumna chitinilytica.
TCGTTTGGAATTGGGTTCATCCTACTTAATGCTGTTGATATTGATGAGGGTGAAATTCTAGTTCCTGCTAAAAAAAGAGTTTATTTATTTGGATATATTATTTATCTCTTAAAAGTATCCAGAGAATTATTCTACAAATAAGAAGAGAAAACCAAATATAAAATGTGTCATAAGCAAAATGCTAATGGCGCATTTTTGTTTCAGAAAAAAGTTGTAGGTTGAGATGCTGATCTACCTGATGATACTATTTAAATAGAATATTAAGGAAGTGGTGATGTAAATGGAAATTACGATTTTACCTAAAGATTATATAATAACAATGTCTGATTTTAATGTTGATATATATTTTTCTGATTTTATGCTTAGAGCATTAAGGATTAAAAATACAACAGATGCTGCAATAGAAATACAAAAACTTTCTTTTACAGTAAAAAAATGCGGACAGGTTATAAAAGAGTATGTATATTCTTATGAGTCTTTAAAGTTCTGGATACCACAATGGAATAAAAACATTCATATTTCAGAAAATCAAATAGGAGCCTTAATAGGAGCTCAAAAATTATGGGATTACAATTGTTTAGCTGAAAGTGCAACATTACAACCAGGTGAAGAAATTGGATTAAGAAATGAGTACTTCCATATTGTATATAACGAATTATTAGATGAACTTATAGTTCAGGTTAAATATACACAAGAGGGTATTGAGTACAAGAAAAATAAGAATATCACTCTTATAAAATATAAAAATAAAAATAAATATACTTTTCCTGTTAAGGGAACATGGCAAGTAAACGGGAATTTTGATTGTCTCCTTGCTCATCGTCAAAGAAACGCTGATGAATTTGCCTTTGATTTAGCCAAACTAGATAACAATCATATGGTACCTATTAATAAGAATATGAAACAAGAAGACTATCCTTGCTATGGAGAAAAGGTATATGCTATTGCTGATGGAGTAGTAGTACAAGTTTATGAGGAAATGAAAGAAAAAACCATAGGGATAAGTAGAGAGGAAGAAGAAAAAATAGAATCTATCCATGGCTATTGGCCAGTAATCACGGGTAATGTAGTAACTATAGAGCATGTTGGAGGAGAGTACTCCCAATATGATCATTTACAGTATCATAGTA
It includes:
- a CDS encoding M23 family metallopeptidase — translated: MEITILPKDYIITMSDFNVDIYFSDFMLRALRIKNTTDAAIEIQKLSFTVKKCGQVIKEYVYSYESLKFWIPQWNKNIHISENQIGALIGAQKLWDYNCLAESATLQPGEEIGLRNEYFHIVYNELLDELIVQVKYTQEGIEYKKNKNITLIKYKNKNKYTFPVKGTWQVNGNFDCLLAHRQRNADEFAFDLAKLDNNHMVPINKNMKQEDYPCYGEKVYAIADGVVVQVYEEMKEKTIGISREEEEKIESIHGYWPVITGNVVTIEHVGGEYSQYDHLQYHSINLKIGEVVKQGQVIGLVGNTGLSGCPHLHFELTSGPNAEARSFPCSFTNIYNCNGNPIEIITEEYTIVHAE